DNA sequence from the Raineyella sp. LH-20 genome:
GCGCGGCCGTCAGGTGCGGATGGCGCAGGGCGACGAGTTGGGCGACCATGCCGCCGAGTGACCGTCCGCAGATCGTCGCCGGTTCCCCGCCGAAGATCTCGATCAGTCCGGCGACGTCGTCGGCCATGGCCGTCAGGTCGTACGCCCGGCCGGGGAACTTCTGTGAGTGCCCGGCGTCCCGGTTGTCGACCCGGACCACCCGGAAGCCGCGCGCCGCCAGGTCCACGCAGAACGCCCGCGACAGGCTGATCAGCTGCGCACCCCTGCCTTCCAGCTGCACCTGCAGCGGGGCGTCGGGGGTCCCGAACACCTGGATGCAGAGCCGGGTGCCGTTCATCGCCTCGACCAGCGTGTCGATCCCCTCCGGGATGTCGTGCACAGGCCCGTCCCACACCGGCAGCTGGTTCATGGCGCCGACGCTACTCCGGCGATGTCGGACCCGCCGGGCACAATGACGACCGTGACGAACTCGCTGACCATCCGCCCCGCCGTCCGCACCGAGCGGCGGACCGGGCGTCTCGGCGCCCGCGAGGTGCCGATCGCCCACTACGTGGCGTTGCTGGTCGACGGAGTGCCGCTCGATGTCGCGGTCGTCCACGGCGCCGGGCTGGTCACCCCGCTGCAGGGATGGTGGCTGCTGCGCACCTCGCCGGTGCTCGACGAATTGGCCGGTCGCACCGAGGACTTGCGACTGCCCAGCGGGTTCGCGCCGATCCGGTACCTGGCGCCGGGGCGGGTCCCGCTGCTGGTCTGTCCGTACGACGACGACATCGCCTGCGGCTGGCTGACCGCCCGGGTGTCGCTCGACGAGCGCCGAGCGACGTGGACCGACTTCCGGTGGGAGAACGGCGGCACCGGCCGGGCCGCGCCGGTCCGGGGTCTGCCCGCACGGCTGACCTTCGAGCGGGACGCCTATCTGGCGACCCTCTCGCGGGCGCGGGAGCTGGTCGCCGAGCTGCCCGAGGTCGACCCCGACGGCTCCTGGCGCGACGACGAACCAGTGCCCGGGGTGCCCGTCGGTCTGGAACGGGCCTGGGGCGCCTGGGCCCGCTGGCGCCACCGCGGGGTGACCCGATGAGCGGCGGACGGGCGACGGATGCATCGATCGGGGATGCCTCGACCGCGGACGCCGAGGCGTCCCGACACGGTCTGCCACCTGGCCCGGAGCCGGCGGATCCGACGGAGTGGGCCACGGAGACCGCGGCGCTGTACGCCGCCGAGGACCGGCTGATCCGGTGGATCGAGGACGGGAGCGTACGTCTCGACGGGATGACCTGGCTGCCCGAGCCCGACCCGCTGTTCCGTGACGTCCGGGAGGTGGCCCGCTTCTGTGATGCGGCGTGTGATCGCCTCGGGGTGCCGCGGGTGGACGTACGCGCCCGGAAGGGCCCGACCCGGGCCGAGTACCGGGCACCGTTGATGGAGATCGCCGTGCCCACCGCGGAGGTCGGCGGCGCCTGGGCCCTGCGCGGACTGATCGTGGTCCACGAGTTGGCCCACCACCTGGTCGCCGTCGGCGGGACCCAGCAGGGCGGACCGCATGGGGAGTCGTTCCGGCTGCGGATGACGCACGCACTGGAGGTGCTCGGGTTCCCCGGGCAGGGCCGACTGCTCGGGCTCGCGCTGGCGACCGATCATGCGCCGGCGGAGCAGACGGTGTGGCGCGAGCGGATCGCCGCGATCCTGCGCCAGGCGGAGGCGACGACGCACCGGGCGGAGGCCGAGACATTCGTGAGTCGTGCCCAGGAACTGGCCACCCGGCACGCGATCGACCTGGCGCTGCTGCAGGCCCGGGACCGAGCCGCCGGCGAGGCCGCGCAGGGCGCGGAACTACCAGAGGAACAGAGCGTGGTGATCGGCCGGCCGGGCCAACGCTGGCTGCGCCTCTACTGCAGTCTCTTCATGGCGGTGGCCCGGGCCAACGACGTCGAGTTCCTGCTGGCCCGCGACTCCACCCGGATGTACGCCCACGGGATGCCGTCCGACATCGCCATGACGGTCGCCCTCTATGAGTCGTTGCGGGCCCAGATGGTCGCCGCCGGGACCCGCTGGATGGCCACCGGGGCGTGGAAGCAGACGACCACCCGGCGCCGGAACGGGCGTCGCGTCGAGGAGGTGCCGGTGCACTGGTCGACCGCGAAGACCTCCTTCTACGAGGGCTTCGTCGTCTCGATCGCGGAACGCCTCGACGAGTCCCGTCGTCGTGCCGAGGAACAGGCCGACCGGGCGGTGTCCACCGGTGCCGGTGTCCCGCCGCCCGCCGACCCGGCAGGCACGCACAGCACTGCGCTGCACAGCACGGCCATCGTCCTGGCCGCGAAGCGGGAACAGGTGCGGGCCTTCCACCAGCAGGTGGTCGACCGGATCCGTCCCGGACGGTGGCGCGGCAACGACCGCGGCCCGTCCGCCTGGTCCGAGTCCGGGGCCAGGGCCGGCCGGGAGGCCGGTCAGCGCGCGGCGGTCGGCCGGGCCCGGGGCGAGTTGCTCGGCCCGCCCGGGGAGCGCCGCCGCTAGGCCGGCGGCATGGCGAACAGCCCAACCCGCGTGGTCCTGGCCAGGGTTCGCGGTAGACGTTGGGCGCTCGCTCCCTTGCGAAAGAACCTCATGCGACGACCTCGGGGCATGCGGTGCGGGTGATGTCGTGCAGCGTCTCGACGATGACCTCTACGTCGGCATCGGGGAAGAAGTAGTCGGGGCCCGTGGGGGCGTGGTCGGTGTAGGGAGACTCGAAGAGGCGCTGAGGCTCCATGACACCGTTCTTGGTCAGCTCGTCGACGATGAGGTTGACGAATCGGATCTGGTCGGCGGTGAACTTGGTGCCGTCGAGATAGCGCTCGAATGCTTCGATGGCAGCGGCGTGGTCGAGCCCGACGAGACCGCGGACGAAGACACCGAGGCCGCCGGTCTGCTGGTTGGCCCAGGCGATCTCGGCCTCCTGGCCACCGGAGGCGACGAGCATCTGCTCCAGCGCGGTCAGGTCGGCCGGCGTCAGCTGTTTGTTGCGGCGCAGGCGTTGGAGTGCGAGGGCGTCGAGGTGCCCGCGGAGGTACGCCTCCGCCTTCGCGCGGAACCGCTCGAAGTTGGTGCCGGGCGTGATGCCGGGGAGGGCGACTTCGACACCCGTACGGAGGGTGTCCTCGAAGTCGGTGTACACCGGATTGCGCGCCGTCTTCTCGATGAACCGCACCAGCCCGCGCAGACGTAGGCGGGCGACCTCCAGCATGGGGAGGGTGACGTCGATCCACCACTGGTCACCGGCGACGGATTCCAGCAGCACCGCCTGCGCGGCCACCGAGGGGATCGCGGTCTTGCCCAGGAGTGCGGCGGCGATGTTCTGGATCGTGTCGCGGAGGCGCTCGGCGAGGGCGGTGTCGTCGTCCAGTTGGGCGAGCTGGCGCTGCAGCACCAGCAGATCGAAACGTTTGGCATCCTCGTCCTCGTCGTGGACCGAGGACGGCAGCCCGGCCAACGTCCACGCGACCTCGGCATCCTCACGAGTCAGGGCCGCCCACGCCGAGGCATCAGCGAACCGCTGGACGGCCTGTCGGTGCTTGCGGACCACGAAGTTGTCGAGGGTCATCCCGGCGACGATCTCGTGCAGTGTCGCCGCCGTCGAGGTCCGCAGGTCGGGCTGGTCCTCGCCCAACGCGGTGATCAGTCCGAGTCGGGCCTCGAAGAGCCGCTGCGAGAGCGACTTCTGGAGCTGTCCCTCGGAGCCCGGCAGGTCCTGGCCGAAGTACTCGAGGTTGCCGCAGAAGTCGAAGACGAGGAAGTCCCGCTTGTCGTCCCCTGGGCCGAACAGGTCAGGGCACAGCCCGGTGCCGCGGCCGATCATTTGCCAGAACTTCGACTTCGATCGCACCTGTTTGAAGAACACCAGGTTGACGACCTCGGGGACGTCGATGCCGGTGTCGAGCATGTCGACGCTGATCGCGATGTGGGGCGCTTTGTCCTTGATCGAGAAGTCGTCGATGAGCGATTGGGCGTACGGGGTGCCGTGGGTGATGACCCGCGCGAAGTGACCGGCGAGTTCGGGGTAGGCGAGGTTGAACCGCTGCTCGATGAATGCGGCGTGGCGCTGACTCTTGGCGAAGATGATCGTCTTGCCGAGGCGGTCGCCGCCGGCCACCGCGTAACCCTGCGTCATGAGCGTTTCGAGGACCTTGTCGACGGTGTCCTCGTTGAAGAGGAATCGATTCAGCTCCTCGGCGCCGACTTCGTCAGGCGGATCGTCCTCGCCCCAGTCGAGGGCGTCCCACTGGTCCTTCTCCTCGTCGGTGAGGTCGTCGTACCTGATGCCCGAGCGGAGGAACTGCGTACCGACGCTGAGTCCCTTGGGCGGCACGAGATAGCCGGCGTCGACCGCTTCGTCGAGGCCGTACACGTCGGTGGGGACGCCGTCTTCGAGGTGGAAGCGCCGGTAGGTGTTGTGGTCGACCTCGTCCTTCGGGGTCGCGGTCAGGCCCACGAGCATCGCGTCGAAGTAGTCGAAGATCGCGCCGTACTTCGCGTACACCGACCGATGGGCCTCGTCGATGACGATCAGGTCGAAGTAGCCCGGCCCGAAGCGGCGCAGCCCGTCGTCGGTCTCGTCGATGAGGTTCATCATCGTCGGGTACGTCGACACGTAGACCCGCCCGTCGGTGACCTTCTCGGTCACGAGGTTGACCGTGGTCGAGCCGGTGAGGTGCTGCTTGAAGGCGTTGGCGGCCTGATTGACCAGGGCGGTGCGGTCGGCGAGGAACAGCACCCGCTTGACCCAGTTGGCCCTCTGTAGCAGGTCGACCAGCGCAATGACCGTACGGGTCTTCCCAGCGCCGGTGGCCATCACCAGCAGCGCCTCGCGCTGCTTGCGGTCGAACGCGTCGCCGATCGCCTTGATGGCCCGCACCTGATAAGGCCGTCCGGCGATGTCGGTGTTCACGGTCGCGGTCGAGAGCGGGAGCTTGGTCTGGCGGCGCTGGATCAGCAGTTCCAACTCGTCGCGGGTGTAGAAGCCGTCGACTTCCCGCGGCGGGTAGCCGCCGGCGTCGTCCCAGATTCGATGCTCGTAGCCACTGGTGTAGAAGATGACCGGCCGCCGGCCGAACCGGGCCTCGAGGCAGTCGGCGTACAGCGTGGCCTGCTGCTGGCCCACCTCGGGGGACTTCGTCGTACGTTTCGCTTCGACCACGGCGAGCGGTAGACCGTCGGCACCCCAGAGGACGTAGTCGACGTAGCCCTTGCCTTCGGCGTTGGGCATGCCGGTGACTTCGTACTCCCGGTCGCGCGGCTGGTCCAGTGGCCAGCCGGCTTCGTGCAACAGCACGTCGATGAACAGGTCGCGCGCGTCCGCCTCGCTGTAGTCCCGGTCGTCCGGCTTCGCGGCCGCCTGCGCAGCGGCGATCTGGGCTTTGAGGGCAGCGATCTCGGACTCATTGGCGGCGAGAAGTTCGTCCTTCTCTGCCAGCGCTGTGGCGTGCGCCTCGTCCTGGGCCCTGAACTTCGCCGCGAGCCGTACGACCTCCTCGCGTGACAGCGGGGCGGCCTTCGCGGCGAGAGTGGGATCGAAATGGACCTGGAGCGGGACGACGTCCGGGTGTGGGGAGTGGTGATACGACGTCCACACCATGACGTGGAATAGCTCCCGCAGCACCGCAAGCGACACGTCGGGACGGATCTGGCGGTTCTCGTGCACCGCCGTGTTCGCGAGGCGGCGGATCATGGTCAGCTTGTCGGTGATGCCCTGCGGCACCTGTGCCTTGAACCCCGGATCGCCGATCTTGGCTGCCAGGTCGTTCTTGTAGGGCGTACGCAGCGAAAGGACGTCGTAGAGATAGGAGACGACCCCCTCGACGACGCGGCGGGCATAGAAGCAGGCCGACCGAGGGTCGGAGGCGAGGTAGGACTCGGCGCGGACGCAGTCGGCATGCACCGACGGGAGCGTTTGGCAGACGAAGCTGAAGTTGGTCACACGGGCCCGGCTTCGTTGAGGGCGCGTTCACCGACCGTGCCACGCAGCCTGTCGGACGCGACGACGTCGACGGCACGACGTTCGGTGCGGGGGGCCATGGAGAAAGCGTAACGAATGGTCGTCATGACTACTCGAAAAAGTCCTCGTCGATCTCGACGATCTCAATGCGCTGCTTGACCTGAACGCCAACACCGTAGCGGATCATCAGGCGGGCGAGGCGCTCTCCGTCGATAAGGATCACCCGGGTGGCAACGGACTCGGCGTAGGTGATAGCTGTCCGAGCGAATCTGCTCGTCGTGATGAAGACACCCTGGTTGGCTTGGTTGCCGGCCAGCGCTCCGACGAAGGCCTGGATGGCCTCGCGGCCCACGGGATTGTCGGCGCCGTAGCGTTTGGCCTGTACGTAGATCCGGGACAGACCGAGGGCATCCTGGTCGATAATCCCGTCGATGCCGCCGTCGTTCGAGAGTTGGGTACGGGTGGCTGTGCCCTCGGCACCGCCATAGCCCATCGCCATCAGAAGGTCGAGGACCGCCTGCTCGAAGAACACGGGGTCTTGGGCCAGAATTCGGGTGAGGAGTTGGTTTGCCACGTCCGCGGTGATGCGGGCGAGACCGGACGCGATCTGCTCCTCGGGATCGAGCACGGAGTCTTCCTCGTCGGCGGATTCGATGGGCGATGTCGTACCGGGGAAAGCCTCCGACCCGAGTTGCGCCACTTTAGTGACCACCCTGGAGAGTATCGAGGATTTCTTGGGCATCGGGTGGGATGGCGGGCGGGATGGTGATGGTTTGGGTGCCGGTGTTGATGACCGCTGAGTGCAGGGGCCGCAGGATCTGCAGGAACTTCTTGACCGAGACACCGGTCCGGGCCTGGATCGTGCGGGCGATGGCGAGGGCGGCGAACACGACGGTGAGGTGGGCCTCGATCGAGTCGCGGGTGTGGTGGAAGATCGGGCGGGCGGCCAGGTCGGATTTGGCCATCCTGAACGACGCCTCGACGTGCCACAGGTCCCGATAGGCCGCGACGACCGCCGGCCCGTCCAGCGTCACGGCAGGGATGTTTGAGACGTACCCTTTGAAACCCGCGGCTGCGCGGGCGCGCTCGACCAGGGGCCAGTCCACGCCCTTGGTGGCGCCCTCGAGCTTGATGAAGCGGTGTTTTCCGATGGGTGCTTTGCCGGTGGCGATCTTCTCGGCGCGTTCGATCTGCTTATTCAGCGTTTGCTGGTCGCGCCGGGCCCTGGCGGCGAGGTAGTGCCAGACGACCCGGCGGTCGCGCCGGTCCTTCCCGACACCCATCGGGCGGGTGACCTCGAACGTCGCACCGTCGGCCAGGTAGTTGCCGTGGGCCTCGAAATGGTCCTCCAGCTCCGCGGGAGCCTTCGATTGCCGGGCGGCGACGATGAAGGAGAAGCCGGCGTCCTCCAGCGCGTTCAGGTTCGCCGCCGACAGCATGCCGGCGTCGGCGACCACGACCAGATCACTGACCTGGTGGCGGGCCTGGAACGCTTCGATGACGGGCAGGAGGGTGGTCGTCTCTGCTTTGTTGCCCTCGAAGACGTGCAGGTCGAGGGGAAAGCCGGAGGGGTCGACCAGTAGTCCGACGGTGATCTGCGGGTCGACGCGGCGTTCCTTGGACATGCCGACCTTGCGCAGCGAGTCCTCGTTCTCGGCCTCGAAGTACAGCGTGGTCACGTCATACATGACCAAGGCCACAGCACCATGGGCGCTGACGTGGCTCCAGCAGGCCGTCGCAAGCTGGTCGCGGTAGTCGCCCTTGTTGATCCGCGGCAGAGCCCGGGTGATCGTGCGCAGCGAGGCCGGCGTGATGCCCAGCCCCTCCAGGACCCGGATCGAATCGGCCTTGCTGGTCGGTTCCACGACCCTCGCCAGGACCAGCTGGCGGAAACACTCATCGGCCAGGACGTCGAACCCGAGGTGGTCGTAGACCCCGACGAGCGCTTCCCACAACACCGTGGAAGCGGTCGACTCGACCACTGCTTGGCCGGGCGGGCGACCCGCAGGCTCCCAGCCTAGATCGAGCTGGTCCTGGCCCAGCGCCAATCGTTCGCGGGCGACCTGCAACAGCAACTCGAGTTCGGCCTGGTCATGGGCCGAGCCGATGTGGTCGATACCGAGGCGCTGCTTACCGCGCTTGTGCACGATCTGGACCGCGGTCGCTCCGGACGCGGTCTTCACCTTCCGCACGAACGACCCCACCCCGACAGGCTACCGGGGCGACTTCTTAGTGCACACTTCCCGAGACGTAAGCCCTAGTCACCAGCACATCGGTCCTCAAAAACAGGCAGGGTGGCGCAAGTCGGGTCCGATGTGGGTGATGCGTGGGGATATCCGGGCAGCGCTCGCAGGTGCTTCTCGGTGATCCCGTCGGGGTGCTCCGCCAGAAGCTCTCGACCGGCATCGGTGATCCGATAGTTGCCGCGCGTAGGACGTTCGACCGCACTCACTCTGGAGAGATAGGACAGTGCCCAGTTGCCACGATTGCGGTATTGCTGCTGGCCGGACGGGATCAGAATCTGGCGCTGTTCAGCTGTGACACCGAGCAGGTCGGCTGCAGCCTCGACGATCTCTCGCGCGCGCTGCACCTCCCCGTCGGAGAGAACCCGCAAGGAAGGTGCCATGTACTGATCCCAGGTGGGAACGGTCATCAGAGGTCTCCTCGGAAGGCGCGGGACTGGAGAGAAGCGAAGAGTTCCTCACAGTATGTGAGGGCACGCGCGGCGATGGAGCGCTGGCTGGTCATCGCAGCGACACGCTGGGCGAACTCGTGCTGAGAGTCGGAGGTGGGGTACAGAACCCGAATTGATTGGAACGACGACTTGTTGACGAGACCCTTCATGCCGCCCGTCGACTTCGCGCGGACAAGTTGAGGCGACACCTTGAGCTGGCCGAGAAGGAACGCCGCCATCACGCGCGGAGACGGCAGGATGGCGTTGATCTGTTGGTTGAAGGCCACGTCGCGGTCAACAAGCGAGGCCTTGCCGATGCTCGTTGGACTTCCAGCGATGCACGTCACGAGGATGGAGCCTGTCGGCGCGATCCGAGCCCTTGCCCGACCATGCTCCGACAGCCACTCGTCAGCGCGTGTTGCGGTGTCGCCGCCCAAGTTGTCGGACTTGATCCACTCAATGGACTGCCCGAAGTTGCTCGCTTCGGCCCGCGACGGGGAGTTTCCCGTGACGACTTCCGCAAGATCACCGATGGCGGCTGTCGGCAACCCGCGGCTGTTCGTGACTGGGTCGCCGAACATGTCATGGAACATGGCCTGAGTGAGGGAATCGAGGTGCGCGAGGACCTGGCGGCGCTTGGTCCGCAGGGCGTCGGCTTGGTCGAGGATCGCGGCGATTCGGCGCTGCTCGGTAAGGGATGGCAGGGGAACCGGGATCTTCTCGGTCGTCTTTCTCGACAGCTCCTTGAATGTGGCGCCGTTGCCAAGTGACTGGAGGTAGTCGGTCTTCGACCTCAGCCAGTGATACAGGTACTTCGCGTCGAGACCGGGCCCGGGCACCAAGCTCTTGAATCCCTGATTTGTCGCCATCGGGACCGTGTTGATAGCGACGTGCCCGATCGGTGCGCGCGAGCTGAGGAGCACCGAGCCCTTGGGCAAGATGGTTGTCGCGCAGCTTCGGACGCCAGCCTGGGTGATCTTCCGCGGGGTTGTCGAGATGTACGCCCCGTCGAGTTTGCTGAGGTCTGCGGGAGTAGCCCATTCGACGTCCCCGTCCCAGAACTCAGCGACGCCGGTTTTCGGAGTCGCGCCGGAGACAACCTCGGCAATCTCGCCGAGGGCAACGGTCTTCACGAGAGAGTCGCCTTCAGCTTGGCGAGGCCCTGGGCGATCTCGCCCTCCAACTGTTCGATGTCGGCGATGATCTCAAGCGGCGGGCGGTGCTCGACCTCGTCGTACTCGATCTCCTTGTAGCGGTTCAGGGAGAGGTCGTAGCCCTGGGCGACGATGTCGGCCTTCGGGACGAGGAAGGACTGCTCGGTGCGGGCCCGGTCCTTCTCGCCAGCGAGGTCGCCCCAGCGGGTAAGCACATCGGGCAGGTCGTTGGCCTCGACCGGGTTGCGCTTGTCGTCCAGGGAGAAGCCGTCGGCCCGGACGTCGTAGAACCAGACGTCGTCGGTGCCGCCGGAGTTGGTCTTGGTGAAGAGCAGGATCGCGGTCGAGACGCCTGCGTACGGCCGAAAGACGCCGGAGGGCAGCTTCACGACGGCGTCGAGCTTCTGGTCCTCGACCAGCGTTTGACGAAGCGTCTTGTGGGCCTTCGACGACCCGAAGAGTACGCCGTCGGGCACGATGACCGCGGCTCGGCCGCCGGGCTTGAGCAGTTTCAGGAAGAGGGCGAGGAACAGCAACTCGGTCTTCTTGGTCTTGACGACCCGCTGCAGGTCCTTCGAGGTGGCCTCGTAGTCCAGTGACCCGGCGAAGGGCGGATTGGCGAGGATCAACGTGTACTTCTCGGCGTCCTCGCTTGCGCCCTCGGAGAGGGAGTCGCGATAGCGGATGTCGGGGGAGTCGATGCCGTGCAGCAGCATGTTCATGCTGCCGATGCGCAGCATCGTGGAGTCGAAGTCGTAGCCGTGGAACATCGACGCGTGGAACTGTGACCGTTGGGCCCGATCGAGCAGGGCCTCGGCATGGGTGTGGCGGACGTACTCGCTCGCGGCGACGAGGAAGCCGGCCGTGCCGCACGCCGGGTCGCAGATCTCGTCGCCGGGCCGTGGCGCGGTCATCCGAACCATCAGGTCGATGATGTGGCGCGGCGTACGGAACTGCCCGTTGACGCCGGCCGCGGCGATCTTGGCAAGCAGGTACTCGTACAGGTCGCCGTTCGTGTCCCGGTCGGCCATGGGAATGTCGGCGAGCATGTCGACGACCTTGCTCAGTAGCGCCGGGGTCGGGATGGTGAAGCGCGCGTCCTTCATGTGCCCGCTGTAGGTCGTCCCGTCACCCAGGCCGCGCAGGAACGGGAAGACCTGGCCGGCGACGGTCGTGTACATCACCTCGGGCGAAGAGTTCTTGAACTGGCTCCAGCGCAGGTGTTGCTGGTTGGGCCGGAACACCGGACGTGCGATCTCGCCGCCGGTGACGCGGGCCTTCTTCTCGGCCAGCGTCTGGATGTCGTCGAGGCGGCGGATGAACAGCAGGTAAGTGATCTGCTCGATCACTTCGAGCGGGTTGCTGATGCCGCCGGACCAGAAAGCGTCCCAGATGCGGTCGATCCTGCTCCTCAGCTCACCGGTGATCACGACGGAACCTTATATCCCGCATGCGGCCGCTCGTCCGGACGCGGGGTGGTTGCCGTCCCGGCGAGCCGACGGCGTGCGGGGCGAGGTTGGTGCGGCGCTGGGGCTCAGCCTCCTGTGGATCTCTCGGGCGCACATCTCCCGGGTGATGTCGGTGCTGACTGGGAGACTTCAGGCATGAGAGAGTCCACGCCGTCGAACCCGGAGCGTGACAGCAGCCCTTCATGTCGCCCACCGACGGGCGCGCCTGCAACGGGGGAGGACTTGGTCGAGCAGTTGTCGTCGCTCATCGACCAAGCTCGCGAGGCGATCGCCTCGTACGCCAACGCGACTCTGACGATGACCTACTGGCGGGTGGGCGCGATCATCGACTCCGAAGTGCTCAACGAGGAGCGGGCTGAGTATGGGGCGCAGACTCTGGTGACACTGTCACAGGAATTGACCGCTCGCTTCGGTAGGGGCTTCGACGAGCCGAACCTCAACCGGATGGTCAAGTTCGCCAGGTTGTTCCCCGACACCGAGATTCTGGTGACGCTGTCACAGAAATTGAGTTGGTCTCACTTCTTAGCACTCCTGCCTCTGCGGAGTGCCGATGCCCGGGGCTTTTACGCTCGGGAAGCAGCTGCTGGGCGATGGACTGTCAGGGAGCTGCGACGTGCGATCCAGCGGAAGGCCTACGAGCGTCGCGAGATCGCCGATTCCCAGATCGGGCCAGGCTCGATGGTTCCGGTCGACACCTTCAGTGATCCGTACCTGCTCGACTTCCTTGGTCTCCATGATGGC
Encoded proteins:
- a CDS encoding YhcG family protein, whose protein sequence is MRESTPSNPERDSSPSCRPPTGAPATGEDLVEQLSSLIDQAREAIASYANATLTMTYWRVGAIIDSEVLNEERAEYGAQTLVTLSQELTARFGRGFDEPNLNRMVKFARLFPDTEILVTLSQKLSWSHFLALLPLRSADARGFYAREAAAGRWTVRELRRAIQRKAYERREIADSQIGPGSMVPVDTFSDPYLLDFLGLHDGFAEADLEAAILRDLEAFLLEVGTGFTFVERQKRMVIDDKDFHLDLLLYHRSLKRLVAVELKIGEFDARHEGQMKLYLKWLDRYERKEGEEAPIGLILCTEASREQIELLEMHKDGIVVAEYWTALPPKHELEARLQAMLRSARERLVRRQLPSQLGVD